A genomic stretch from Glaciecola nitratireducens FR1064 includes:
- a CDS encoding M48 family metallopeptidase, translating to MNFTFNRFALASLTVITTLTLSSCATSPTGRKQVLLFPESQLSEMGVQAFAGMKENIKISNKPVQNDYVQCIADSITAHVSKDVFAGVWEVVVFDDPQVNAFALPGGKIGVYTGLLEVAVNQHQVAAVMGHEVGHVIAHHGNERVSQSTLIGIGQEAVNVALQTNEVASSQLIMAGLGLGFQYGVTMPFGRKHESEADEIGLELMAKAGFNPLESVELWKNMAKASGGNTQPEFFSTHPSPATRIEDLQANMQAALASYKAADKRPNCQK from the coding sequence ATGAACTTCACATTTAACCGCTTCGCACTGGCATCACTTACCGTTATTACTACACTAACGCTAAGCTCTTGTGCAACATCACCAACAGGGCGCAAACAAGTGCTCTTATTTCCAGAGTCGCAGTTAAGCGAAATGGGTGTGCAGGCTTTCGCTGGCATGAAAGAGAACATCAAAATTTCCAATAAACCTGTGCAGAATGATTACGTCCAATGTATTGCTGACAGTATTACGGCGCATGTGTCTAAAGACGTATTTGCCGGCGTATGGGAAGTCGTTGTTTTTGACGACCCCCAAGTGAATGCATTTGCGCTACCTGGCGGTAAAATTGGCGTATACACAGGCTTATTAGAAGTAGCCGTTAATCAACATCAAGTTGCGGCGGTTATGGGTCATGAAGTAGGACACGTCATAGCGCATCACGGCAATGAACGAGTTTCGCAAAGCACCTTAATAGGAATAGGCCAAGAAGCAGTGAATGTTGCCTTACAAACTAATGAAGTGGCAAGCAGTCAGCTAATAATGGCGGGTTTAGGACTTGGTTTTCAGTATGGCGTTACCATGCCATTTGGCCGCAAACACGAAAGTGAAGCAGACGAAATAGGTTTAGAGCTAATGGCAAAAGCAGGCTTCAACCCACTGGAGTCGGTTGAACTATGGAAGAATATGGCGAAAGCAAGTGGTGGTAATACTCAACCTGAATTCTTTTCTACTCACCCTTCCCCGGCAACAAGAATTGAAGATTTACAAGCCAATATGCAGGCGGCATTAGCTAGCTATAAAGCTGCAGACAAGCGCCCGAACTGTCAAAAATAA
- a CDS encoding mechanosensitive ion channel family protein — MFDFTQEDMTKYLDDYILPFAINLAMAIVIYVVGKLVVKVLVSGFGKLLEKSKYDDMLINFLKSIFNAILMLFVIIASLNELGVDTTSLAAIIAAAGLAIGLSLQGSLQNFAAGVMLLVFRPFKKGDFVDAAGVAGSVKSIGVFSTIMNTPDNKEIIVPNGKIYGDNIINFSAKDTRRVDMKFGIGYGDDLLLAKKLLEEMIVADERVLADPAPVVAVAELGDSSVNFVVRPWVKSGDYWGVMFGFTEAVKLRFDAEGISIPFPQMDVHVHKQD; from the coding sequence ATGTTTGATTTCACGCAAGAAGATATGACGAAGTATCTAGATGATTATATTCTGCCATTCGCAATTAACCTTGCTATGGCGATTGTCATTTACGTCGTTGGTAAGTTAGTTGTTAAGGTTTTAGTTTCTGGTTTTGGCAAGTTACTAGAAAAATCGAAATATGATGATATGTTGATTAACTTCCTCAAATCGATTTTTAACGCAATATTAATGCTGTTTGTCATCATTGCTTCTCTCAATGAGTTGGGCGTTGATACGACATCATTAGCTGCAATAATAGCTGCCGCTGGCTTAGCGATTGGTTTATCGTTGCAAGGTTCGCTTCAGAACTTCGCTGCCGGTGTGATGCTTTTGGTATTCCGTCCTTTCAAAAAGGGTGATTTTGTCGATGCAGCCGGTGTTGCAGGCTCAGTAAAAAGTATTGGTGTTTTTTCTACCATAATGAATACGCCAGACAATAAAGAAATTATTGTTCCAAACGGTAAAATCTATGGCGACAACATTATTAACTTTTCTGCAAAAGACACACGTCGCGTGGATATGAAGTTCGGTATTGGGTATGGCGACGATCTGTTGCTAGCTAAAAAGCTGTTGGAAGAAATGATTGTTGCTGATGAACGCGTCCTAGCTGATCCAGCTCCAGTAGTTGCGGTTGCTGAATTAGGCGATAGCAGCGTTAATTTCGTTGTTCGTCCTTGGGTTAAGTCAGGTGACTATTGGGGAGTTATGTTTGGTTTTACCGAAGCGGTTAAATTACGTTTCGACGCCGAGGGCATCTCAATCCCATTCCCGCAAATGGATGTACATGTTCACAAACAAGACTAG
- a CDS encoding 16S rRNA (uracil(1498)-N(3))-methyltransferase, with amino-acid sequence MRISRFYTPLPLQVDDEIELDSQLSHYINNVLRLKQSDPLVLFNGDGNEYCGEILSISKKQVVVIVGSQLSMRSESPLHIHLAQGVSKGDRMDFALQKSVELGVTEITPVITERCAVKLSSERWEKKHEQWQKIVISACEQSGRNILPTLHQAITLQKWLGQTTDQQKVMLTPGSSKYMSNLTRPPKGFRLLIGPEGGLSEQEIYTCEQTGFESVNLGPRILRTETAALASISIMQALFGDL; translated from the coding sequence ATGCGAATTTCCCGTTTTTATACACCTTTGCCATTGCAAGTTGATGATGAAATTGAGCTCGACTCGCAGCTCAGTCATTACATTAATAATGTCTTGCGTTTGAAACAAAGTGACCCGCTTGTGCTCTTTAATGGCGATGGGAATGAGTACTGCGGAGAAATACTCAGTATCAGCAAAAAACAAGTCGTTGTTATAGTTGGCTCGCAGCTTTCGATGCGCAGTGAATCTCCTCTGCATATCCATTTAGCTCAAGGCGTCTCGAAAGGCGATAGAATGGATTTTGCCTTACAAAAGTCTGTTGAGCTAGGGGTTACTGAAATAACGCCAGTGATAACAGAACGCTGCGCAGTTAAGCTTTCATCGGAGCGATGGGAAAAGAAACACGAACAATGGCAAAAAATAGTCATCTCAGCCTGTGAACAGTCGGGCCGAAATATTCTCCCAACGCTTCATCAGGCTATTACCTTACAAAAATGGTTAGGCCAAACCACAGATCAGCAAAAAGTGATGTTGACGCCGGGTAGTTCCAAATATATGTCGAATTTAACAAGACCTCCGAAAGGTTTTAGGTTATTAATCGGTCCTGAAGGAGGGCTCTCGGAGCAAGAAATATACACTTGTGAACAAACCGGCTTTGAATCTGTAAATTTAGGCCCTCGCATTTTACGCACGGAAACTGCCGCTTTGGCTAGTATTTCTATAATGCAGGCACTATTTGGTGATCTATAG
- the gshB gene encoding glutathione synthase, whose protein sequence is MTIKLGIVMDPISAINIKKDTSFAMLTEAQKRGYELYYIEMGDLYILNGEPRATSKILRVQNEPANWYTFESEQDICLGDLDTLLMRKDPPFDSEFLYATQIFELAENLGCLVVNKASALRDFNEKLFTSWFPELIPDTLVTSNNKLIRAFHAKHKEIICKPLDGMGGTSIFRVKEDGNNLGVIMETLTELGTRYAMFQEYLPEIKDGDKRILIVDGQVIPYALARLPAKNETRGNLAVGGTGRPQPLSDSDFAIANKIAANLSSQGLLFVGLDVIGSKVTEINITSPTCVREIESAYDINICGILFDAIEKRLQ, encoded by the coding sequence ATGACAATTAAACTTGGCATTGTGATGGATCCGATTTCCGCCATCAATATAAAAAAAGACACTAGTTTTGCCATGCTCACCGAAGCACAAAAACGTGGATATGAGCTCTACTATATCGAAATGGGTGACTTATATATTTTGAATGGCGAACCCCGTGCAACCAGCAAAATACTTAGAGTGCAGAATGAACCTGCAAATTGGTATACGTTTGAATCGGAACAAGATATTTGCTTGGGTGACCTAGATACTTTGCTAATGCGAAAAGACCCACCGTTTGATAGTGAATTTTTGTATGCAACGCAAATTTTTGAGCTTGCAGAGAACCTTGGCTGTCTTGTGGTAAATAAAGCCTCGGCGCTCAGAGATTTCAATGAAAAGCTCTTTACGTCTTGGTTCCCTGAGCTTATTCCAGACACGTTAGTTACCAGCAATAACAAATTGATTCGAGCGTTTCATGCGAAACACAAAGAAATCATTTGTAAGCCGCTCGATGGCATGGGCGGCACTTCAATCTTTAGAGTCAAAGAAGATGGTAACAACCTAGGCGTCATTATGGAGACGTTGACCGAATTAGGCACTCGCTATGCAATGTTTCAAGAGTATTTACCTGAAATAAAGGACGGCGATAAACGAATTTTGATTGTTGATGGCCAAGTTATCCCCTATGCGCTAGCAAGACTACCCGCCAAGAATGAAACACGCGGTAATTTAGCGGTTGGCGGCACAGGACGGCCGCAGCCTTTGTCTGATTCAGACTTTGCGATCGCTAACAAAATTGCTGCAAACTTGTCTTCCCAAGGTTTACTATTTGTTGGGCTTGATGTGATTGGTAGTAAAGTGACTGAAATTAATATTACAAGTCCTACGTGTGTAAGAGAAATCGAAAGCGCTTACGACATCAATATTTGTGGCATCTTGTTCGATGCGATTGAAAAACGACTTCAATAA
- a CDS encoding YqgE/AlgH family protein — translation MKSLNMLENNLENHLLIAMPSLEDGFFERTVIYVCEHTKEGAMGIVINLASTMTFRELISQTDEHAIVEEKKSEQIVLCGGPVHQDRGFVLHEAQEGWSSSVALTPALMVTTSKDILTVLGNDLGPNKALIALGHAGWEAGQLEQELQENAWLTVEADDDLLFNTPIHAKWQAAVNKLGVDVWQLTQDVGHA, via the coding sequence ATGAAGAGCTTAAATATGCTGGAAAATAATTTGGAGAACCACTTGCTGATAGCGATGCCCTCATTAGAGGACGGTTTCTTCGAGCGCACCGTCATCTATGTTTGCGAGCATACGAAAGAGGGCGCGATGGGTATCGTTATTAATCTCGCTTCAACCATGACGTTTCGTGAACTTATATCGCAAACTGATGAACACGCTATTGTTGAAGAAAAAAAGAGTGAACAAATTGTGCTTTGTGGCGGCCCTGTCCATCAGGACAGAGGTTTTGTGCTGCACGAAGCTCAAGAGGGTTGGAGCTCAAGCGTTGCCCTAACGCCAGCATTAATGGTAACGACTTCAAAAGATATCTTAACGGTATTAGGCAATGATTTAGGCCCTAACAAAGCGCTGATTGCACTTGGTCATGCAGGGTGGGAAGCGGGACAACTTGAACAAGAACTGCAGGAAAATGCCTGGCTAACCGTAGAAGCTGATGATGACTTATTGTTCAACACACCTATTCATGCAAAATGGCAAGCCGCAGTCAACAAACTAGGTGTTGATGTTTGGCAATTGACTCAAGATGTTGGCCATGCGTAG
- the ruvX gene encoding Holliday junction resolvase RuvX, with protein sequence MKNFTTIAFDYGVKSIGVAVGQKITGTASPLSALKANDGIPNWQTIADVFAEWQPDNLLVGLPLNMDGSEQEITQRARKFANRLHGRFGLTVHTHDERLSTVDAKARLFELGGFKKLTKEKVDSVSACLIFESWVSEQY encoded by the coding sequence ATGAAAAACTTTACCACTATTGCCTTTGATTACGGTGTTAAAAGCATTGGTGTGGCAGTAGGACAAAAAATTACTGGCACTGCGTCCCCTCTGTCAGCGCTAAAAGCAAATGATGGCATTCCAAACTGGCAAACAATCGCCGATGTTTTTGCTGAATGGCAACCCGACAACCTGCTTGTTGGCTTACCTTTAAACATGGATGGTAGCGAGCAGGAGATTACGCAGCGCGCTCGAAAATTTGCTAATCGTTTACATGGTAGATTTGGTCTTACTGTGCATACACACGATGAGCGCCTGAGTACGGTTGATGCAAAAGCGCGCTTATTTGAATTAGGCGGTTTTAAGAAATTGACTAAAGAGAAAGTAGACAGCGTTTCAGCCTGCTTGATATTTGAAAGTTGGGTTAGCGAACAGTATTGA
- a CDS encoding sensor domain-containing diguanylate cyclase: protein MKKIDFSSINTQVVNKRFIYIIGASLGTFAFIFNAFFVVNIVGDIPIYFGSAFVLLSLLALPFHVALLVLSASLAPLVIFDGASSIAWLHGVQFFAIALLLYVQIRFLTALLLFWLLIGLPIASMIVDSNLSLSYQISVFIALPFVLSGLISGMFAILVYWLLPVSSQFRQNPVLPKFSKVVLEFNLVSVMLPFFVVLLFLIWRSTHDSQISLSLELDNALEELNRSSTVLLDDKVHALTSTAALLLNEKNIQNHANILDTVANASADIESMIVTDEAGGILLAAPAQYAAKLPNLSQLNIAFRAYFQQTKERKIPIISEAIRGRGLGSLDIVAITAPILSERGFEGLVQAAIKIDRLVDQSVINAVQNSQIAVIVTDAMDSIIYSSPRLDLQKLDAFQKNQDDAANTFLLPKMIVSEKDYLYRSLLSPAGWKIYTLTEPRRIFKDTNMYFIFMIMIFVQSIILIAILSRGLASNIVRPLRNLEAFIKGKKLPDKLIAEAKVSQEMFLVTESVINAQKLTMDFQKELKKQVEEKTKELLSLNSELLRVSRTDSLTGLFNRGAFDTLAHEAYMYCRRNKKSFTLTLIDIDYFKNVNDTHGHNAGDQCLVNIANIIASMCRRDTDIVARYGGEEFVLFFASDKPGEHIEHIKSIAQTVSEHVISHNDCDIQLTVSCGVVRVENDFSKEMIELISLADQQLYLSKDQGRNQVNSISI from the coding sequence ATGAAAAAAATTGATTTTAGCAGTATCAACACGCAAGTTGTCAATAAGCGGTTTATATATATTATTGGAGCGTCTTTAGGTACTTTCGCTTTTATTTTTAATGCCTTCTTTGTCGTCAATATAGTGGGTGATATTCCTATATATTTCGGCAGCGCGTTTGTTCTTCTAAGTCTGCTGGCCCTGCCTTTTCATGTCGCCCTGTTGGTACTGTCAGCAAGCTTGGCTCCCCTTGTGATCTTTGATGGTGCTTCAAGTATAGCTTGGTTGCATGGCGTGCAGTTTTTTGCGATCGCGTTACTACTTTATGTTCAAATACGTTTCTTAACCGCACTGCTGCTGTTCTGGCTGCTCATTGGCTTACCTATAGCCAGTATGATAGTAGATTCCAATTTATCGCTAAGCTACCAAATTTCTGTTTTTATTGCCTTGCCCTTCGTGCTCAGCGGCCTTATTAGCGGAATGTTCGCTATTTTGGTTTACTGGTTGCTTCCGGTGAGTAGCCAGTTCAGGCAGAACCCTGTTTTGCCCAAGTTTTCAAAGGTAGTATTGGAGTTTAATCTTGTCAGCGTTATGCTGCCGTTTTTTGTGGTTCTATTGTTTCTTATTTGGCGCTCAACACATGACAGTCAGATTTCACTTAGTTTAGAACTAGATAATGCGTTAGAGGAGCTAAACAGGAGCTCTACTGTATTGCTAGACGACAAAGTCCATGCCTTAACGTCAACTGCAGCTTTGTTACTCAACGAAAAAAACATTCAAAATCACGCTAATATCCTTGATACAGTCGCAAACGCGAGCGCTGATATAGAGAGTATGATCGTCACTGATGAAGCTGGGGGTATACTCCTTGCTGCGCCTGCTCAATATGCAGCAAAATTACCTAACCTGTCGCAGCTTAATATTGCTTTTCGAGCGTATTTTCAGCAAACGAAAGAGCGCAAAATTCCGATCATATCAGAAGCAATAAGAGGTAGGGGCCTTGGATCGCTAGATATTGTTGCCATTACAGCACCAATCCTATCAGAGAGGGGCTTTGAAGGATTGGTTCAGGCTGCGATTAAGATTGATCGCCTTGTTGATCAAAGTGTCATTAATGCGGTTCAAAATAGTCAAATAGCCGTTATTGTTACGGATGCTATGGACTCTATTATTTATAGCTCTCCAAGATTAGATTTACAAAAACTTGATGCGTTTCAAAAAAATCAAGATGATGCGGCTAATACATTTCTCCTACCTAAAATGATAGTTTCTGAAAAGGACTACCTATACCGTTCTCTGCTAAGCCCAGCGGGATGGAAAATATACACGCTGACAGAACCTCGGCGAATTTTCAAAGACACGAATATGTATTTTATATTCATGATCATGATTTTTGTTCAAAGTATTATATTAATTGCCATATTGTCGAGAGGCTTGGCATCGAATATCGTTCGACCCTTACGCAATCTTGAGGCTTTTATTAAAGGAAAGAAGCTGCCGGATAAGCTGATTGCAGAGGCTAAAGTAAGCCAAGAAATGTTTCTCGTAACCGAGAGTGTCATTAATGCTCAGAAACTTACAATGGATTTTCAAAAGGAACTAAAAAAGCAGGTTGAAGAAAAAACAAAAGAGCTGCTTAGTTTAAACTCAGAGCTTTTAAGAGTTTCAAGGACAGATTCATTAACGGGTTTATTCAATCGAGGTGCTTTTGATACCCTCGCGCATGAGGCATACATGTATTGTCGGCGTAATAAAAAATCATTTACTTTGACGCTTATCGATATCGATTATTTTAAGAATGTTAACGATACACATGGCCACAATGCCGGTGATCAATGCCTTGTAAATATTGCTAATATTATTGCTAGTATGTGTCGCCGCGATACTGATATTGTCGCCAGATACGGCGGGGAAGAATTTGTATTATTTTTTGCTAGTGATAAACCTGGTGAACATATTGAGCATATAAAATCGATTGCGCAAACGGTATCTGAACATGTAATAAGCCACAATGATTGTGATATCCAATTAACGGTTAGCTGCGGTGTGGTTCGGGTTGAGAATGATTTTTCTAAGGAGATGATTGAGCTTATTTCTTTGGCGGATCAACAATTGTATTTAAGTAAGGATCAAGGGCGTAATCAGGTAAATTCAATCAGCATCTAA
- a CDS encoding DUF2007 domain-containing protein, producing MQRFFCHHDRFHVYQVKSILDEAGIPCFVKNELVQGAIGEIPPMDSEPEIWLQDDEWQPKAQRVLKRFYEEQAEISPDNKNDWACLHCGQMNEYQFAICWQCQNPRISAEK from the coding sequence ATGCAGCGATTTTTTTGCCATCATGACAGATTTCATGTTTACCAAGTAAAAAGTATTTTAGATGAGGCTGGTATTCCCTGTTTTGTTAAAAATGAGCTAGTTCAAGGCGCTATTGGTGAAATACCACCGATGGATTCTGAACCAGAAATTTGGCTTCAGGATGACGAATGGCAACCGAAAGCGCAAAGAGTCCTAAAACGTTTTTACGAAGAGCAAGCCGAAATAAGCCCTGATAATAAAAATGATTGGGCTTGCTTGCATTGTGGACAGATGAATGAATATCAATTTGCAATTTGTTGGCAATGCCAAAACCCCAGAATTAGCGCTGAAAAATAG
- a CDS encoding PilT/PilU family type 4a pilus ATPase: MLGLHQYLQDMVVHSASDLFITVGMPVSAKINGRMTPLTTMNLTEQEALELVHDTMNEKQKKSFADDKECNFAISIDGIGRFRCSAFWQRDQAGMVIRRIVTQIPNADDLGLPPVLKDIIMSKKGLVLFVGGTGTGKSTSLAALIGHRNQHSHGHILTIEDPIEFVHEHNNCVVTQREVGIDTHTFDDALKSSLRQAPDVILIGEIRSMETMEYAMSFADTGHLCVATLHANNANQAIERIMHLAPQNLHQKLRFDLSQNIRAIVAQQLVPTIDGKGRVAAIEILLNSPLVSDLIQRNEIGMLKEAMMKGKEQGMQSFDMALYELFKENRISEEQAMHNADSPNDLRLMIKLDSQEGTGLGSLSNVSFDMG; the protein is encoded by the coding sequence ATGTTAGGTTTACATCAGTATTTACAAGACATGGTGGTGCACAGTGCATCAGATTTATTCATTACGGTAGGCATGCCAGTCAGTGCTAAAATTAACGGACGCATGACACCGCTAACGACGATGAATTTAACTGAGCAAGAGGCGCTGGAGCTGGTTCACGATACAATGAATGAAAAGCAAAAAAAGAGCTTTGCTGATGACAAAGAGTGTAATTTTGCTATTTCGATAGACGGCATTGGTCGTTTCAGGTGCAGTGCTTTTTGGCAGCGAGATCAAGCGGGAATGGTTATTCGCCGCATCGTGACACAAATTCCAAATGCAGACGATTTAGGTTTACCACCTGTATTGAAAGACATCATCATGTCTAAAAAGGGCTTGGTGTTGTTCGTGGGCGGCACAGGCACCGGCAAATCTACCTCTCTAGCAGCACTCATCGGGCATCGAAACCAGCACTCTCATGGGCATATCCTGACCATTGAGGACCCAATTGAGTTTGTGCATGAACACAATAACTGCGTGGTTACTCAGCGTGAAGTAGGCATCGACACGCATACATTTGATGACGCGTTGAAGAGCTCATTGCGTCAGGCACCTGATGTTATTTTGATTGGTGAAATTCGCTCTATGGAGACCATGGAGTATGCAATGTCTTTCGCTGACACGGGTCATTTATGCGTCGCGACACTGCATGCGAATAATGCGAACCAAGCAATTGAGCGCATCATGCATTTAGCTCCACAAAACCTGCATCAGAAGCTGCGTTTCGATTTAAGTCAAAATATTCGTGCTATTGTTGCTCAGCAATTGGTCCCCACTATCGATGGTAAAGGTCGAGTTGCTGCAATAGAGATCCTTTTGAATTCGCCGCTAGTGTCAGATTTAATTCAGCGCAATGAGATAGGCATGCTTAAAGAAGCGATGATGAAAGGCAAAGAGCAGGGGATGCAGAGCTTTGACATGGCTTTGTATGAGCTGTTTAAAGAAAATCGTATTTCCGAAGAGCAAGCGATGCATAATGCTGACTCACCGAATGATTTACGCTTAATGATTAAGTTAGATAGTCAGGAGGGCACCGGTTTGGGCAGCTTGTCGAACGTATCATTCGATATGGGCTAA
- a CDS encoding type IV pilus twitching motility protein PilT has translation MDINELLAFSVSNKASDLHLSAGLPPIIRVDGEMRRLNVEPLDHKQVHALIFSIMNDHQRKDYEENLECDFSFEIKDLSRFRVNAFVQNRGAAAVLRTIPSDILTLDQLGAPEIFKQIINQPTGIVLVTGATGSGKSTTLAAMVDHINTHKREHILTIEDPIEFVHKNKMCVMNQREVHRDTKSFNNALRSALREDPDVILVGELRDLETIRLAISAAETGHLVFGTLHTNSAPKTIDRIIDVFPAEEKSMVRSMLSESLRAVISQTLMKKVGGGRVAAHEIMIGIPAIRNLIREDKVPQMYSVIQTGQQHGMQTMDQCLQRLVAMGVITANDAASKSIDKAPSIGM, from the coding sequence TTGGACATTAACGAACTACTCGCTTTTAGTGTAAGCAACAAAGCCTCAGATTTACACCTATCTGCAGGATTGCCTCCCATTATCCGTGTGGATGGTGAAATGCGACGTCTCAATGTTGAACCACTTGACCACAAACAAGTGCATGCTTTGATTTTTAGCATCATGAATGACCACCAACGTAAAGATTACGAAGAAAACCTAGAATGCGATTTTTCTTTTGAAATAAAAGATTTATCTCGTTTCAGGGTTAATGCTTTTGTGCAAAATCGCGGTGCTGCAGCTGTTTTAAGAACTATTCCAAGTGACATTCTAACACTAGACCAATTGGGTGCACCGGAAATATTTAAACAAATCATTAATCAGCCGACGGGCATTGTTTTGGTAACAGGTGCAACAGGCTCAGGTAAAAGTACCACACTTGCTGCAATGGTTGACCATATAAACACGCATAAGCGAGAGCATATTCTCACCATTGAAGATCCAATAGAATTTGTGCACAAGAATAAGATGTGTGTAATGAATCAGCGTGAAGTGCATCGCGATACGAAAAGCTTTAATAACGCGTTGCGCTCGGCGCTGCGTGAAGACCCAGACGTTATTTTGGTCGGTGAATTACGAGATTTAGAGACTATCCGTCTTGCAATATCAGCGGCTGAAACTGGTCACTTAGTCTTCGGAACGCTTCACACGAACTCAGCGCCAAAAACTATCGACCGTATTATTGACGTGTTCCCAGCGGAAGAAAAGTCGATGGTACGTTCAATGCTGTCTGAATCGTTGCGAGCGGTAATTTCACAAACCTTAATGAAAAAGGTTGGTGGCGGTCGAGTAGCTGCACATGAAATCATGATAGGTATTCCTGCCATTAGAAACCTCATACGTGAAGACAAAGTACCGCAGATGTATTCTGTGATTCAAACGGGACAGCAGCACGGCATGCAAACAATGGATCAATGTTTACAGCGCTTGGTTGCGATGGGCGTTATTACAGCCAATGATGCAGCATCTAAGTCGATAGATAAAGCGCCATCAATAGGTATGTAA
- a CDS encoding YggS family pyridoxal phosphate-dependent enzyme yields the protein MTNHIAENLLSVHAQIKQCAVQAGRDPNNIELLAVSKTKPVSDIVLAYEAGHRSFGENYVQEGVDKIAELKHLTDISWHFIGPLQSNKSRLVAENFDWMHSVDRYKIAKRLHEQRPHYAKPLNICIQINIDEEETKAGILPHELMPLLSDCEKLDRVCIRGLMAIPKASKVKSEQMTSFKKVQALFATCQQKYPQFDTLSIGMSGDIPAAIECGSTIVRVGTAIFGARD from the coding sequence ATGACAAATCATATTGCCGAAAACCTTCTGTCAGTTCATGCTCAAATAAAACAGTGCGCGGTGCAGGCTGGTCGTGATCCGAACAATATTGAATTGTTAGCCGTAAGTAAAACCAAACCCGTATCGGATATTGTCCTTGCGTATGAAGCAGGACACCGTTCCTTCGGTGAGAATTATGTCCAAGAGGGCGTCGACAAAATAGCTGAACTAAAGCACTTAACTGATATCTCTTGGCATTTTATCGGCCCGTTGCAGTCAAACAAGAGTCGTTTAGTGGCAGAAAATTTCGATTGGATGCATTCCGTCGATCGCTATAAAATTGCAAAGCGTTTACATGAACAGCGCCCTCACTATGCCAAACCGTTGAATATCTGTATTCAAATTAATATAGACGAAGAAGAAACGAAAGCAGGTATATTACCGCACGAACTCATGCCGCTATTGTCAGATTGCGAAAAGCTAGACCGAGTGTGCATAAGAGGTTTAATGGCCATTCCAAAAGCAAGCAAAGTAAAATCGGAACAGATGACCTCTTTTAAAAAAGTGCAGGCTTTATTCGCCACTTGCCAGCAAAAGTATCCACAATTTGATACCCTATCCATTGGAATGAGCGGTGACATACCAGCGGCAATTGAATGCGGCTCCACAATCGTTCGTGTTGGTACTGCTATTTTTGGCGCTCGCGATTAA
- the proC gene encoding pyrroline-5-carboxylate reductase: MQARKLSFIGAGNMPRSIISGLVNGGYDPKLITASNPSTPKLDALSKDFGINTTQSNVEACEAGDVVILSVKPQIMAATCADLIEKTSLDGKIMVSIAAGITTDRLIEMLGDYDQVVRTMPNTPSSLSKGMTGLYAPDSVAQSDRDFVAHVMNHVGKTLWVKEDSQINTVIAAAGSSPAYLYLFAQAMQDEAIKMGLSKDDSRLLVQQALLGSAEMICHNPDLEISELRAQVTSKGGTTHEAVRTFQENNLEAIVSKAMQAAVARAIEMSSDF, encoded by the coding sequence ATGCAAGCACGTAAGTTAAGTTTTATAGGCGCGGGTAATATGCCCCGAAGCATTATCAGTGGTTTAGTGAATGGCGGATATGACCCGAAGCTGATTACTGCATCCAATCCATCTACTCCGAAATTAGATGCGCTATCAAAGGATTTTGGCATTAACACGACTCAATCAAACGTTGAGGCATGTGAAGCCGGTGATGTCGTCATTTTGTCGGTTAAACCGCAAATCATGGCAGCAACCTGTGCAGATTTGATAGAGAAGACATCGCTTGATGGTAAAATCATGGTGTCAATTGCGGCAGGCATAACCACTGATCGGCTAATCGAGATGCTAGGCGATTACGATCAAGTCGTGCGCACTATGCCAAACACGCCATCCTCTCTCAGCAAAGGTATGACCGGGCTTTACGCTCCAGATTCAGTGGCCCAGAGCGATCGCGACTTTGTTGCTCATGTGATGAACCATGTTGGTAAAACACTGTGGGTAAAAGAAGACAGCCAGATTAATACGGTTATTGCAGCGGCGGGAAGCAGCCCAGCATATTTGTACTTATTCGCACAAGCAATGCAGGATGAAGCCATTAAAATGGGGCTGAGTAAAGATGACTCGCGCTTACTAGTGCAACAAGCCTTGCTGGGTAGTGCAGAAATGATTTGTCATAATCCAGACCTTGAAATAAGTGAACTCAGAGCCCAAGTTACATCTAAAGGGGGGACAACGCACGAAGCAGTTCGTACCTTCCAAGAAAACAACCTAGAAGCGATTGTCAGCAAAGCCATGCAGGCTGCTGTTGCAAGAGCGATAGAAATGTCATCTGACTT